In the genome of Leucobacter luti, one region contains:
- a CDS encoding glycerol-3-phosphate dehydrogenase/oxidase — translation MARQNSPDPRSAVAQLRARPQADVLIIGGGINGIATFRELALQGVDVALIDRGDFVSGASSASSHMVHGGVRYLENGELRLVKEAVQERNRLLRNAPHYVAPLETTIPIFKTFSGVLTAPFRLLVSHGRGQPRERGALLIKIGLMIYDTFSRGGGRVPRHRFHGRDRSLRALPRLNPGIKYTATYFDASMHDPERLALDVLSDGIAAGKPRPGVSAEAAMARAANYVTATGFADGGVVLHDEDGGDDFTFTARVVINTSGPWTDHTNAALGRPTQYMGGTKGSHIVVDHPELLDATAGREMFFEHSDGRIVLIYPLKGRVMIGTTDLDADPAEPSVCTDAEVDYFFDLIPHVFPSITVRREHIVYSFSGIRPLPKHDDTAPGFVSRDYRIEHGWLGGVRSLSLVGGKWTTFRALAEHLGDETLRLLGKRRKVSTRTTMIGGGAGFPQDRASRKIWVARHGGDHDPELVSRLLDRYGSKAAEVLTALPPSPQELASAPGYTVEELAYLAHTEAVLHLDDLLLRRTSIAFVGGLTKATLTEIAAAVAPELGWTAAVQRAEVARATQILRDAHRVELGSRGLARLEESTPP, via the coding sequence ATGGCACGGCAAAACTCCCCCGATCCCCGGTCCGCCGTCGCGCAACTCCGTGCCAGACCGCAAGCCGATGTCCTGATTATCGGCGGTGGAATCAACGGCATTGCGACGTTCCGGGAACTCGCGCTGCAGGGCGTCGACGTCGCACTCATTGACCGCGGTGACTTCGTCTCGGGCGCATCGTCAGCTTCGAGTCATATGGTGCACGGCGGCGTGAGGTACTTGGAGAACGGCGAACTGCGACTCGTCAAAGAGGCGGTGCAGGAGCGCAATCGCTTGCTCCGGAACGCACCCCACTATGTCGCGCCGCTCGAGACCACAATTCCGATTTTCAAGACGTTCTCCGGTGTGCTCACAGCGCCGTTCAGGTTGCTCGTTTCGCACGGTCGCGGGCAGCCACGGGAGCGCGGTGCGCTCCTCATCAAAATCGGCCTGATGATCTACGACACCTTCTCGCGGGGCGGAGGCCGGGTGCCGCGACACCGGTTCCACGGCCGTGACCGCTCACTGCGCGCGCTGCCGCGGCTCAACCCCGGCATCAAATACACGGCAACCTACTTCGATGCGTCAATGCACGATCCTGAGCGGTTGGCCCTCGATGTGCTTTCAGACGGGATCGCAGCGGGGAAGCCCCGTCCGGGTGTCTCCGCCGAAGCTGCGATGGCGCGCGCGGCGAACTACGTTACAGCGACCGGCTTCGCTGACGGCGGTGTGGTCTTGCACGACGAGGACGGCGGGGACGATTTCACGTTCACCGCCCGCGTGGTGATCAACACCAGCGGACCGTGGACCGACCACACGAACGCCGCGCTCGGCCGACCGACGCAGTATATGGGCGGCACAAAAGGTTCTCACATCGTTGTCGATCACCCCGAGCTCCTCGACGCAACCGCGGGACGCGAAATGTTCTTCGAGCACTCGGACGGCCGGATCGTACTGATCTACCCACTCAAGGGCCGAGTAATGATCGGCACGACCGACCTCGACGCGGATCCCGCCGAGCCAAGCGTGTGCACTGATGCGGAAGTAGACTACTTCTTCGACCTCATCCCGCACGTTTTTCCGAGCATCACCGTGCGCCGCGAACACATCGTGTATTCATTCTCGGGAATTCGGCCGCTCCCGAAGCACGACGACACCGCGCCGGGCTTCGTCTCTCGGGACTACCGGATCGAGCATGGCTGGCTCGGAGGGGTGCGCAGCCTCAGCCTCGTCGGGGGAAAGTGGACGACGTTCCGTGCCCTGGCTGAGCACCTGGGCGATGAGACGCTGCGTCTCCTCGGGAAGCGCAGAAAAGTCAGCACGCGCACCACAATGATCGGCGGTGGCGCTGGCTTCCCGCAGGATCGTGCCTCCCGCAAGATCTGGGTGGCACGGCACGGCGGAGACCACGACCCCGAGCTCGTCTCGCGACTCCTCGATCGCTATGGAAGCAAGGCCGCCGAGGTGCTCACGGCGCTCCCCCCGTCGCCGCAGGAGCTCGCCTCCGCGCCGGGGTACACCGTTGAAGAGCTTGCCTACCTCGCACACACCGAGGCCGTGCTCCATCTCGATGATCTGCTGCTCCGGCGCACTTCGATTGCATTTGTCGGCGGGCTGACGAAGGCCACGTTGACCGAGATCGCTGCTGCAGTCGCCCCCGAGCTGGGCTGGACCGCAGCGGTGCAGCGTGCCGAGGTTGCGCGCGCTACGCAGATCCTTCGCGATGCTCACCGCGTCGAATTGGGCAGCAGAGGCTTGGCGCGTCTTGAGGAGTCGACTCCCCCGTAG
- the clpS gene encoding ATP-dependent Clp protease adapter ClpS yields MTDTEIGRVEAAQRSPDHGWQAVVWDDPVNLMSYVSYVFQTHFGFERSHAEELMLRVHHRGSAVVAEGGREAMEMHVEALHSYGLWATVRKAGVA; encoded by the coding sequence ATGACCGACACAGAGATCGGCCGAGTTGAAGCTGCGCAACGCTCACCAGATCATGGCTGGCAAGCGGTGGTTTGGGATGATCCGGTGAACCTCATGTCATATGTCTCATACGTGTTCCAAACCCACTTTGGGTTTGAGCGCTCACACGCGGAGGAACTGATGCTGCGAGTGCACCATCGCGGCAGTGCCGTGGTTGCCGAAGGCGGCAGAGAGGCGATGGAAATGCACGTCGAAGCACTGCACAGTTACGGATTGTGGGCCACGGTGCGCAAGGCTGGTGTCGCGTGA
- the dinB gene encoding DNA polymerase IV: MVETGRDVASMLHVDMDSFFVSVELLDFPELRGRPVVAAHDTPRSVVSAASYEARRYGVRSAMPVARAKQLCPELILIPPTFEKYRRASREVMAIFHEFTPLVEPLSIDEAFLDVAGSLKLFGSPSEIARAIRARVRERTQLPASVGLAATKFVAKLASQRAKPDGILEIPPARTVEFLHTLPIEAMWGVGQATARTLKSRAIHTVAELAREPLPSLTRLVGAASAQRLHALANGRDARVVETTRVEKSIGHEETFARDIVDSEFLERELLRLATRTGERLRDADLEARTIAIKVRWESFETISRSRTLHEATNSTQRIYQTARELFLGLGAAGRPVRLIGVRAEQLAPAGSDPAGLWSDDEDWRAVDQAVDEVRGRFGAAGVTSASLLAGRRDVVDPRSLQPPT, from the coding sequence ATGGTTGAGACGGGACGAGACGTGGCGTCGATGCTGCACGTCGATATGGACTCGTTTTTTGTCTCGGTCGAGTTACTCGATTTTCCCGAGCTGCGTGGCCGACCGGTAGTGGCAGCGCATGACACGCCTCGTTCGGTCGTGTCCGCCGCAAGCTATGAGGCGCGGCGGTACGGCGTACGTTCGGCGATGCCCGTAGCGCGGGCGAAGCAGCTGTGCCCTGAACTCATACTGATTCCACCGACTTTTGAGAAGTATCGGCGGGCGTCGCGTGAGGTCATGGCGATTTTTCACGAGTTCACCCCGCTCGTCGAGCCGTTGAGTATCGATGAAGCTTTCCTCGATGTTGCAGGTTCCCTGAAACTGTTTGGGTCGCCATCTGAGATTGCTCGCGCGATCCGCGCCCGGGTGCGTGAGCGCACGCAGCTTCCGGCATCGGTGGGGCTCGCCGCAACGAAGTTCGTCGCAAAGCTCGCGTCCCAGCGTGCCAAACCGGATGGCATCCTCGAGATTCCCCCGGCGCGCACCGTGGAGTTCCTGCACACCCTCCCCATCGAGGCGATGTGGGGTGTGGGCCAAGCCACTGCTCGCACGCTGAAGTCGCGCGCCATCCATACGGTCGCGGAGCTCGCGCGCGAGCCGCTGCCCTCGCTCACGAGACTCGTCGGTGCAGCGAGTGCGCAGCGGCTGCATGCCCTCGCAAACGGACGTGATGCGCGCGTCGTCGAGACCACCAGAGTCGAGAAGAGTATCGGCCACGAGGAAACGTTTGCCCGCGACATCGTTGACAGCGAATTCCTCGAGCGCGAGCTGCTTCGGCTCGCCACACGCACCGGGGAGCGGCTCCGCGATGCGGACCTTGAGGCGCGCACTATCGCGATCAAAGTGCGGTGGGAGAGCTTTGAGACCATTTCGCGCTCACGTACGCTTCACGAAGCCACGAACTCAACGCAGCGGATCTACCAGACCGCGCGTGAGCTATTCCTCGGGCTGGGAGCAGCTGGGCGCCCGGTACGCCTGATCGGAGTGCGGGCAGAGCAGCTTGCGCCTGCGGGCAGCGATCCTGCAGGGCTCTGGAGCGACGACGAAGACTGGCGCGCGGTTGACCAGGCAGTCGACGAAGTGCGTGGTCGGTTCGGAGCAGCCGGCGTGACCTCCGCGAGCCTGCTCGCGGGCCGCCGTGATGTTGTCGATCCGCGCTCTCTGCAGCCACCAACGTAA
- a CDS encoding DNA-3-methyladenine glycosylase I, with the protein MSVHAATPQRASWATQDPLLLEYYDTEWGEPVTDDRGVYERLSLEAFQTGLSWLTVLRKREAFREAFAGFDPERVARFTESDVARLLSDQRIIRNRLKIRATITNAQATIRMSEREGPSLARLVWSYMPVHSPAPVTDAQVPSTSRESRELATELRGLGFSFVGPTTVFALMAAIGVTDTHLVRSPRRGCSGLWNIDGTRSNVPAPFASTLVE; encoded by the coding sequence ATGTCAGTTCATGCTGCAACGCCGCAGCGAGCGTCGTGGGCTACGCAAGACCCGCTCCTCCTGGAGTACTACGACACGGAGTGGGGCGAGCCCGTGACCGATGATCGCGGCGTCTACGAACGGCTCTCCCTCGAAGCGTTTCAAACGGGGCTGTCCTGGCTCACTGTGCTGCGTAAACGCGAGGCGTTTCGTGAGGCCTTCGCAGGTTTTGACCCTGAACGGGTGGCCCGCTTCACTGAAAGTGACGTGGCTCGCCTCCTCTCCGACCAGCGCATCATCCGCAACCGCCTCAAGATCCGCGCGACCATCACGAACGCGCAGGCGACGATTCGGATGAGCGAGCGAGAGGGTCCCTCGCTTGCCCGTCTGGTGTGGTCGTACATGCCGGTGCACTCTCCCGCGCCTGTCACGGATGCCCAAGTTCCGTCCACTTCGCGTGAGTCGCGCGAGCTCGCCACAGAACTGCGGGGGCTCGGATTCAGCTTCGTGGGGCCAACCACGGTCTTTGCGCTCATGGCGGCGATTGGGGTCACGGATACGCATCTGGTCAGGAGCCCGCGCCGAGGGTGTTCAGGGCTGTGGAACATCGACGGGACGCGCAGCAACGTGCCCGCCCCATTCGCGTCGACACTCGTGGAGTAG
- the gatC gene encoding Asp-tRNA(Asn)/Glu-tRNA(Gln) amidotransferase subunit GatC, which produces MPETSAADSAATSGEITAETVQHLAGLARIALTDPEIDSLTTELGSILTNIAKVSEVASTDVPATSHPIPLNNVTRRDEITDVLTREEALANAPETTDGMFRVSSILGEEQ; this is translated from the coding sequence ATGCCTGAAACCTCTGCGGCCGATTCCGCCGCCACGAGCGGTGAGATCACGGCCGAGACCGTGCAGCATCTCGCGGGCCTTGCCCGAATCGCGCTGACCGACCCCGAGATCGACTCGCTCACGACCGAGCTCGGCTCGATCTTGACGAACATTGCAAAGGTGAGCGAGGTTGCGAGCACAGATGTGCCGGCGACGAGCCACCCGATTCCGCTGAACAATGTCACGCGTCGCGACGAGATCACCGATGTGCTGACCCGCGAGGAAGCGCTCGCGAACGCACCTGAGACGACAGACGGAATGTTCCGGGTGTCTTCGATCCTGGGGGAGGAGCAGTAA
- the gatA gene encoding Asp-tRNA(Asn)/Glu-tRNA(Gln) amidotransferase subunit GatA — translation MSDLIQLTAADLAAKLAAREVSSVEATQAHLDRIAAVDGELHAFLATDAEASLAAARTIDERRAAGEQLGELAGVPLAIKDVLVTTDMPSTSGSKILEGYRSPFDATVVAKARAAGLVNIGKTNMDEFAMGSATENSAYGPTHNQWDATRVPGGSGGGSAVAVGAFEAPLALGSDTGGSIRQPAALTGTVGVKPTYGGVSRYGAIALASSLDQVGPCARTVLDTALLHDVVAGHDWHDSTSLDVSWPSMAAAARSGVDPATLQGLRVGVVKQLMIDGLQPGVKARFDESIALLQAQGAEIVEIDAPHFEYAVAAYYLILPAEASSNLAKYDSVRFGLRVTPQGGGTVEGVMSETRAAGFGAEVKRRIILGTYALSAGYYDAYYGSAQKVRTLIQRDFAAAFEQVDVIASPTAPTTAWTLGTHSGDPMQDYLNDATTIPANLAGLPGMSLPIGTASEDGLPVGLQLMAPAFEDARLYRAGAAIEQLISDRDGAPFWAQAPSLAGVPTRKAVA, via the coding sequence ATGAGCGACCTGATTCAGCTGACCGCGGCAGACCTCGCCGCCAAGCTCGCGGCGCGCGAAGTCTCTTCCGTTGAGGCGACGCAGGCGCACCTCGACCGCATCGCGGCTGTGGACGGCGAGCTCCATGCGTTCCTCGCAACAGATGCTGAGGCATCACTCGCCGCCGCCCGCACCATCGACGAGCGTCGTGCGGCGGGTGAACAACTGGGCGAACTCGCGGGCGTCCCGCTCGCGATCAAGGACGTGCTGGTGACGACGGATATGCCGTCGACGTCCGGCTCCAAGATTCTCGAAGGATACCGCTCTCCGTTCGACGCGACCGTGGTTGCGAAAGCCCGCGCCGCAGGTCTCGTGAACATTGGCAAGACAAACATGGACGAGTTCGCGATGGGCTCAGCAACGGAGAACTCCGCGTACGGTCCCACGCACAATCAGTGGGACGCTACGCGAGTGCCGGGTGGCTCAGGTGGTGGCTCCGCAGTCGCAGTTGGCGCATTCGAAGCACCGCTCGCGCTTGGCTCGGATACTGGCGGCTCGATCCGCCAGCCCGCAGCACTCACCGGCACCGTTGGCGTCAAACCGACCTACGGTGGGGTCAGCCGCTACGGTGCTATCGCACTCGCATCGTCACTCGACCAGGTGGGCCCGTGCGCGCGCACTGTGCTCGACACCGCGCTGCTGCATGATGTGGTCGCCGGCCACGATTGGCACGATTCGACGTCGCTCGATGTTTCTTGGCCCTCGATGGCCGCAGCTGCGCGCAGCGGCGTCGATCCGGCCACCCTGCAGGGCCTCCGCGTTGGGGTCGTCAAACAGCTCATGATCGATGGGCTGCAGCCCGGGGTGAAGGCGCGTTTTGACGAGTCGATCGCGCTGTTGCAGGCCCAGGGGGCTGAGATCGTCGAGATTGACGCACCGCACTTTGAGTACGCGGTCGCCGCGTACTACCTGATTCTGCCTGCGGAGGCCTCAAGCAACCTCGCAAAGTACGACTCCGTGCGCTTCGGTCTCCGTGTCACACCGCAGGGTGGCGGAACCGTTGAGGGCGTGATGAGTGAGACCCGCGCGGCGGGCTTTGGCGCAGAGGTGAAGCGCCGCATCATTCTCGGTACCTACGCGCTCTCCGCTGGCTACTACGACGCCTACTACGGGAGCGCCCAGAAAGTGCGCACCCTCATCCAGCGCGATTTCGCTGCGGCGTTTGAGCAGGTCGACGTCATCGCATCCCCGACAGCGCCCACGACCGCGTGGACGCTTGGCACGCACAGCGGCGATCCGATGCAGGATTACTTGAACGACGCCACAACGATTCCCGCAAACCTCGCGGGTCTTCCCGGGATGAGCCTCCCGATCGGCACCGCGAGTGAGGACGGCCTGCCGGTCGGACTGCAGCTCATGGCTCCTGCCTTCGAAGACGCTCGCCTGTACCGTGCAGGCGCAGCCATCGAACAGCTGATTTCCGATCGTGACGGTGCGCCGTTCTGGGCACAGGCCCCCTCCCTTGCAGGTGTTCCGACCCGGAAGGCGGTCGCGTAA
- a CDS encoding DUF2017 family protein produces MKLLPRPGGLRILFEYDEAAMLDQLITQLTQLLQSHSGTALDPDPLFASLEVGGSEELPEDPALARLFPDAYDADEASSSFRRVTEQGLLNRKLQDAIHVTSLLGLGDAHPTTSDPVTVDISAATLPAWVRTITALRLAIAARIGLDTSEDRERLLEQDDTRGTVLVFDWLAAILESVLTIMSSPDEPVSEEDSPTNGAA; encoded by the coding sequence GTGAAACTCCTCCCCCGCCCCGGTGGGCTCCGGATCCTCTTCGAGTACGACGAGGCCGCCATGCTCGACCAGCTCATCACCCAGCTCACCCAGCTGCTCCAGAGCCACAGCGGCACCGCACTCGATCCAGATCCCCTCTTCGCGAGTCTCGAAGTGGGCGGCTCGGAGGAGTTACCAGAGGATCCCGCCCTCGCCAGGTTGTTCCCCGATGCCTACGACGCGGACGAGGCCTCGTCTTCGTTCCGGCGTGTGACCGAGCAGGGACTCCTCAATCGCAAACTCCAGGACGCGATCCACGTGACGTCGTTGCTGGGCCTCGGGGACGCGCATCCGACGACGTCAGACCCGGTCACGGTGGACATCTCCGCGGCGACGCTTCCGGCCTGGGTCCGCACGATCACCGCGCTCCGACTCGCAATTGCAGCCCGGATCGGACTCGACACGAGCGAAGATCGTGAGCGTCTACTCGAACAGGACGATACCCGCGGCACGGTGCTCGTGTTCGATTGGCTCGCCGCGATTCTGGAGTCTGTGCTGACCATCATGTCGAGCCCCGACGAACCGGTGTCCGAAGAAGACTCCCCCACGAACGGTGCGGCTTAA
- the gatB gene encoding Asp-tRNA(Asn)/Glu-tRNA(Gln) amidotransferase subunit GatB, whose protein sequence is MAKTKIMDYAEALERFEPVIGLEVHVELNTATKMFSAAPNTFGADPNTNLTPVCLGLPGALPVVNEQAVRYSISLGLALGCEIAEVSGFARKNYFYPDMAKNYQISQYDDPIAFDGTVEIELASGRVVHVPIERAHMEEDAGKLNHIGGSTGRIQGAEYSLVDYNRAGVPLVEIVTRPIFGGEEDTPEIASAYVATIRELVTALGISDARMERGNLRCDANVSLRPRGNEDAGMSVLGTRTETKNVNSLRSIERAVRFEIQRQAQLLSEGTAITQETRHWHEDTGETSPGRPKSDADDYRYFPEPDLAPLTPSRELVEELRAQLPEHPTLRRRRLISEWQFSALEFQDVVNAGLVGAIESTIAAGVSAQAARKWWTGEIARIANERGAVPTELITPEQIASVVTLVDDGTLNDKLARQVLAGIIDGEGTASEIVAARGLAIVSDDGALIAAVDAALAEQPDVLAKIRDGKVQAAGAIIGSVMKAMRGQADAARVRELVLERANA, encoded by the coding sequence ATGGCGAAGACGAAGATCATGGACTACGCGGAAGCGCTCGAGCGTTTTGAGCCCGTCATCGGGCTTGAGGTGCACGTCGAGCTGAACACCGCGACAAAGATGTTCTCCGCGGCTCCCAACACCTTTGGTGCGGATCCCAACACCAACCTGACGCCTGTCTGCCTTGGACTGCCAGGTGCGTTGCCGGTTGTCAACGAACAGGCCGTGCGATACTCGATCAGCCTGGGCCTCGCGCTCGGCTGCGAGATTGCCGAGGTGTCTGGTTTCGCGCGGAAGAACTACTTCTACCCGGACATGGCGAAGAACTATCAGATCTCGCAGTACGACGACCCCATCGCCTTCGACGGCACCGTGGAGATCGAGCTCGCGAGCGGCCGTGTCGTGCACGTCCCGATTGAGCGCGCGCACATGGAAGAGGACGCGGGCAAGCTCAACCACATCGGTGGCTCCACCGGCCGTATTCAGGGAGCGGAGTACTCGCTTGTTGATTACAACCGGGCCGGAGTTCCCCTGGTGGAGATCGTCACGCGCCCGATCTTCGGCGGCGAGGAAGATACACCGGAGATTGCGTCGGCGTATGTCGCCACGATCCGAGAGCTCGTCACAGCGCTCGGCATTTCAGACGCGCGGATGGAGCGGGGCAACCTGCGCTGCGATGCAAACGTTTCTCTGCGTCCCCGCGGCAACGAAGACGCAGGCATGAGCGTGCTCGGAACGCGCACGGAGACGAAGAACGTGAACTCCCTGCGTTCGATCGAGCGGGCGGTGCGCTTCGAGATCCAGCGCCAGGCGCAGCTGCTCTCCGAGGGCACCGCAATCACGCAGGAGACGCGTCACTGGCACGAGGATACGGGTGAGACCTCTCCGGGCCGGCCCAAGAGCGATGCTGACGACTATCGCTACTTCCCGGAGCCTGATCTCGCCCCGCTCACGCCCTCGCGCGAGCTGGTGGAAGAATTGCGTGCGCAGCTGCCCGAGCACCCGACGCTGCGCCGCCGCCGCTTGATCTCAGAGTGGCAGTTCTCTGCCCTCGAGTTCCAGGATGTGGTGAACGCCGGTCTTGTCGGAGCCATCGAGTCGACAATTGCCGCTGGAGTTTCGGCGCAGGCCGCGCGGAAGTGGTGGACAGGCGAAATCGCTCGCATCGCCAACGAGCGCGGAGCTGTGCCCACCGAGCTGATCACGCCGGAGCAGATCGCCTCCGTCGTCACCCTGGTCGATGACGGCACGCTCAACGACAAGCTCGCGCGCCAGGTTCTGGCCGGGATTATCGACGGTGAGGGCACTGCGAGCGAGATTGTCGCCGCGCGCGGACTCGCAATCGTGTCCGATGATGGCGCGCTAATCGCCGCGGTTGACGCTGCGCTGGCTGAGCAGCCTGATGTGCTCGCAAAGATTCGCGATGGCAAGGTGCAGGCCGCTGGTGCGATCATCGGTTCCGTCATGAAAGCGATGCGCGGTCAGGCGGATGCAGCCCGTGTACGCGAGCTCGTACTGGAGCGTGCGAACGCGTAG